The genomic window GAATGTTTATAGgggaaagaatatattttgataTGGGCAAAGGAATGATGTTTCTATATATGCCTTTTTGTTAATTGTGATCATCGTCTACTGATATGGTTATATATTAATAGACAACAATCACATTCTTTTTACAAATATTGCGTGTTTATATGAAACATACCATTTTTTATAAGATTGCGTGAACATATCTAAGCCACGTCTCATCATACGCGTTGTGTATAAGTATCCAGACTTCATGAATAGGAATCGAATTCAGCTTGTACCAAATTCATTAATGACCTGTATGTTGATATGGATTGTTCAAGATAGTTCCAACGAGTGCTTTTTAAATACTGGTTAGATCcttttaaattatttcttttcaaaTGCTATGTTCATTTGTTAGCAAACCTTAGCTTGTATTGGGTGGAAATTTTGTGGACCTCCATTGTTTTTCTAACTGGACATCTCTGCTGAAAAAAAGTTGAAACAGGtcattgtaaataaatatttgttaaaCAAACAACAACTCTATACGAGGAAAGGACTTGGATGTCCCAAATTGCATTATGTATTCATTTTTGGAAACTCAAACTTGGACTTTGATGCCAAATTATATTCACATTAAATTTTTGTGAGTAATAAACTACTGTGCTTGTGTCTGCAGATTTTGTCACGGCTCGGACACATGTCATATGATGTTGTAGGGGCGCAAATTATCCAAACTGGAATCCCATCATCCAAAGCAAATCTCATTGGGACTACAGAAGTTGCTGTTGCAAGTTTGGCAGAGTCTTTAATGCTTGGTGTTGCAATAATCGCAAATGATCCTTCTCATTTTGGAGGTTTGGCAATCTTGTCTCTTCTGTCGGTGGTCGGCGCAGCATGCATGTTCTGTAGATGGTTGTCAAATCCAACAGACGAACAAAAAAGCCTTTTTGCTTATCATCCTCAGTTTTGATATTTATGTAAGTATCCCTTGTATTTATTGTTCCTTGTTTACTACCATATTTTTCTATCTAACCTTTCTCAATATAAATATGTAATAGAAAATGTCATTTTCTTGTGATCTTGAACTCTGATAACTATGCAAGCAGCTATTGTAATTGATTGTTCATTGTTTGCTAGCATATTTTCATGCGtgtcttttatttttccttccgTAAGAGATTTAGTGTTCTGTTGGCAGATAACAGTCTTAGTAAAGTAGAAAATATCGATTTCTTCAAAAAATTGGTTGATGTAAACACAAATCCAGTCTGGACTTTTCATTGTGTTTTAATTCTCCCAACTGttgtctaatattttattaacctTTAACTTCTGTTTATGCAGTTGTTCCAATAGTTGTCTTTTGCAAAGACTGTTGGATGTGGACAAGAACCGAAATATTTTGGAAACACTTAGCATGGTGGGTGATCTATCCGCCTGATACAGGAGCCTGAGGCGTTATCTTCTTGTCTGAGGCATTTTCTACGGTTTTGCTTGTAATTCTGTAAATGTATAAGcctttatattatattagtGCACATAATAATAAATCGAGTTAGTTAGGTGTCTAGGTCTACCATGCACAAACGTTCTGTAAAgcatttattgtttttaaaattcttttctAAGGTTTAGAAATGTCAACAGACTTGCTGCGGAATTGCAGTGATTCTGATAGGGTTTAGTAATTCATAAGGAAATCTCAAGTTCTCGCTATTATTTGGATTTGGGCAAAGCGTTCATTTTGAGCAAACAGGAGCAGTTATATGTATGATTTTGATTAAACAAATTGGTGGGTTGGAAACTTGAACTTGTGATCATATATGTATAGTAAATTGTGATCATATGTATTGATTAAACTTAAGAATAAATACACATTTAGTTATTTAAAGAACTTAATCACCTACTTATTGTTGTTCATTCATATTAGAGTTGCAGGGGAGATGCATACCTGATTTGGACATCAGTAACATATTATATGATCATAATTTGGATTATATTATAATGGAAATTGTTTATTTATCATGATTTGAGACTTTtttggaagaaagaaaaaacatactGTAGCACATAGATCTGTTTTGGATTAAATTATTTTCAGATTGGTTTCTTGTTATAACTTATTGGCAagattttttaaatgaaaaccaaaataactttaaaaaGACATGCACAGTGAAATTTGAATGTCTAACATTGTACACTTGATCCCACTTTTCACCATCATCTATAGTGTCTTATTTTCTAAGCAAACACACAACAGTGTTTTCCTAATAGCCTAGATTCTCCATGGAAGACATCTTTGCATAAAGTGTGAGAGTCTATATGGCAACTCCATTTGGTTATAATTTCACTTTTATATTAGTTGTCTCAATCagaatttttttactatatatttcTGTGTCTTTCTTTAGCTTTTCTTGGAAAAGTTAATAGTCCATGGTGCTTACAATTATTGAAGATGGTTGGTGCATTTATAGGGTTCACTGTTCACTTTTATTCTCCAAAACTTTCCCAGATTTTAATGAACATTGTTGGCATATACGTCTGGAAAATCCAAGGATGGGTTAAAGTTTAGAAAACATCTTCAGTGGAAACGTTTCAAAAAATACATCTAGTCCTTTTTAAGGaactcattcatttttttttgtagtaatcaACTGACATGGAAAAAGGTCATGGTAAATGAGTTACAGTAAATGCTAACTTCTCGTCCCAAAATGAGcaacatttttgtaaaaataatgtCTGTCTCAAAATAActgacatttttaatttttaatcattttttttcctaattctatcctctaattaatactacttgCATTACTTCTAATACATATTTTCTGCTTTGTACTATTtatggtagttttttttttttgtatctgtATATATAGTAGTTGTAAATACATCAATATTTGTTAAGGTTAAGTAAAATACTATTCCTTTTTTCATTTATACGGTTCTCTTAATATGTGTGATAGGTAACTGAATATCAGCAGCTGTAAAATTACAAGCTTCAGCTGATATTACTATTATAGATGTCGAGTATATAATTTGGATAATTTGACTCAGGGATCGAGGTAAGAATGAATCTTTGGGAGGATCGAGTTTAAAAGCATAATTtagtaaagaaaaaactaaatttcgAAAAACCATCGTATACAAGAAATTTTAAGATAAGATCTAAGTTAGTATATTGTGAAtctgcattttattttatgtaacaCTTTTTTAAGTCAAACTTTTTGTACATGCTATTTTTacatttattgtatttttggaTTAAACCCGTGTATTTTTCCTTAAAAACTACAACcttttgcgtaaaaaaaaaaaggtgaattATAGTctcaaaaaagatattttatcattaaattcaatattggggcaataaatcatattaatcttttgtacaaaaaaatatttttttaaaggaaaaaaatctGATGGGATCAAATTTACAACAAATGTAAAAATATAGCCCAAAAAGTTGAATTATAAAAGGGGGATCATTTTGTGAGGTTAATAAAATAGGGAGACGGAAAGTAAAATTAACccaataatataataacatattagtagaaaaataaaatattttttttagaggaaacCGTGATCTCTATTGGTCCCCCTTCTAACTTCGACCCTTGACTCATGTTTGAACTAAAATTATGTTTCTAGCATTGTGGGTGGTAGGGGGAAATCTACAAAagagattttcttttgtcacCATACTTATTTTCTCGTGCACCCTAtgaatttacaaaaatattctTGTTCGCTACTTATGTAGTGGATACACCCAAGAAACACTCTACCAGATTTGcttttttataacatccgctattTAAATCACGGACGAAATTTTccaaaaatttctcatttttataacgtccgctacttaaatagcaaaaaggtaaaaatgaaaatgcGTAGTATGGCGGCAAAAGAAAATCTCAATATAAAAAAGTTACTATGTTTAAATTGTTGAATGGGCTTTATAGGTAATGGCAAAAAAAGGCCCAAAATTGTTTAGGCTTTTGAGCTTTTTGCATTGTCTTGtgaaaacaaaaccaaaaatggCAAACAAGTAATATAATAGACTTGTGCCATGTTAATGCCGTTGCGTGTAGACCTGGTTTTGACTGTTTGGTTATTTTCCGCAAACCCATCAACGGCACGTATCCGTCACGCTGGCCAATTTCATCCAACAAACGAGAAAACAACCGACGGAATCATAGTATGCTAACAGTATAAATCCACTAATTTAGTACTagtattcatttttattttcatatatattgGTAAGAAGTTTTCACCGCGTTAATAATGATTAATCTCTGATGGAAAATTTATTGGACATGGTGAGTTTTCCCCTCCCAACCAAATGGTCCGGAAATCGAATATTTGACCACATGTTTAAGGAGATCAAAATCGTTACCACTTAAACCAATTCATTTTTGATATTACtcaattttttcaattcaatatagTATAATACAGTAATATTTTAATAGttgaatatgtatatgtatattcgTGTCATGCCCATGTTACTAAAATGTTTTACTATTTCATAgaagtagtagtagtataaAAAAGAGATTAAGAAAAGAACGGTGCAATTGGCCTGGCCTttttaaggtaaaaaaaaagacattatCATTTCCCCAAAACTAAAAGAATTTCCACTCGAGGAACAAAGCACCACACTGCCCCGAGGAACCTTGGAAAGTCACATTTCTAGATCTACATCCCACTCGAGACTTGGGTTAAAGACCAATTTACTCACAATATTAAACCCTTAACCCTCCATCAATCCCCATATCTCATCGTATTTACTACTATTACTCACTTTCTACTCCTACATTTGTTAGTAGTAAAATATAGTcaaagaaatttaatttaaaaaggtTGCAccactttttaaattaaaatttcaatgtTTTCTTCCTTAACAAGTGCACactctttattatttatatttaaattttcttgtttttttttctcaaaactttggagtttttgttttcaaatgtATATACAATTAGATTTAGTGATCCTTACAAAAGTCAAAAACATGTATTAAATGAATATTACTTTGACTCTTTGAGTTAGGTTTGATTTGTTGAGATGGTTGTTGGGTGttggtattattattattttttttctttttctttggaggagtgtttgtgttatttgttatatgggtcatgctaaccggtgcccccggggcactggttaaggaaaccaaaaaaggaaattttaaaattgaaaataacactttttagactttcgaggcgttgactgcacaaacttcaatatgatattactatatttggttccttaaacagtgccccgggggcactgtttagcattttccttgttATATTTGTAACATGCTCAATCAATTTGTGGTTTGATTGGTGGtggtaaaaaatttaatcacaAGTTTGGTGTCATTTGTTAGTATTTGTGTGGTTTATTTAGAAAGATCGAACTAAAGCAATATTATGTGTTTAATAGAAGAAAAGATTCTCTCATGAGATTTTCTCATGTGCAAATCTTAATATGAGAGGGTGTGGGAATATCACTATACCTCTTCTGTCACCGGAGAAGATTCAATTCTCGTTCAAGAGGGGTTTGAGAGATCTTTAAATAGAGTTAAATTATTGTCTTGGTAGTGGTAGTCGAAAAATACATAAGAGtaaaatttcatttataatttgaatGATCGTTGACTCAGCCACTTATACCTTTGCTAGGGCTTGAAAGATCTTTAGATAGAGTTAAATTATTGTCTCGGTGGTAGTTGaaaaataagagtaaaaatttcatttataattcGAATGATCATAAAGTGAACGTACTTATATATTCGCTAGGACTTGAATCCTAAACTTTCAACTATGTAACTTCTTTAATTATTAACCTTGAATTAGTTGAGCTAACCACTCCATTCTGTTTTGTGTGATGAGTCTCTTAGCTTGTGCTTGAGTTTGTTTTAGAACACTTGGTTGGTGTAGGTCAGTTTGATTATCTactttttgttattttgttgtatttctttttattgcatactttaatatttaataaaaaaaatactattttttaatatgtgcgCTCGAAGCTTAAATGACTTAATCAAACTTTAAatatattcaatattttaaaaatgtactTATATTTATCAAAATGAGAGTTATGAAGGTGTGTTTGTTTTACGGTTGAAAATTTCACTCTCGGAAATACATTTCCCAGGAAATAATAGTGTTCATTTTTTATTCTCaggtattttgaaaaaaatgtgtttggttAATGATAGTCATCTTCCTATGAGTTATTTGCAAGAGTGAGTATTTAGGTAGTTATTTCTTTATTAATCCCTTATTCATGGAAATCTTTATTCCCACAATCCCACCCacttaattgagattaaaatcATGGAAAAGTGGAAGTTAGTTTTTTCCTGAGAATCTTTTATTCGTAGGAGTTAATTTTTCTAACTTTGTAACAAACATAGAAATCTATATTTATAACTTCTTCATTCTtgggaataatttttttaaccataaaacaaacaccgtaTTAATAATTTTACCAAATTAACTTTATCGAATATTGGTGTATTATAATTCAAAAGTATGATTgataatattgaaaattaaatatgacactttttttaataagtaaatatGACACTTATtctaacttttttaaaaatgtgaCATTCATAATCGAACAAAAGATGtatagttttggaatataaaaattattttaaaagaaatgttgttttgtttttttatgtgatttaaatattttctttctaattttatCTCTTGTTTTTTTATGTCACACACTTACAACAATTATATGTCTTTATCACGTATTGGTGTATTGCTTTTTATCATTAATAgcataacataaaatatattaaattgagAATAGTGCAAGTAGTATTATAAGTTAAATggtataaatttaaaaaaaattaaatattatattaaaaattaatacaagTCAATTATTTTGAGTTTATTTTTAGAAATGACTAGATGAGTCTGTTATTTTGAGACAAATAGTAAAATTTACTACTCcaatattttttcattcatttatagtaatttttttgggtttttatcAATAATCTAGGACTAGACTTATTTTAAGTTGGATGTGGGGGAGTAATATTACACAAAACAAATGTATGACTATTTTTTTGGGAACAGAATGAAGAGCACTTTCCTTTGTCTAAACCTAGTTACATTGTCATGCGTCAAAGGCCTCAAACCCAATACAACTTCCTCATCATTTCCAACAACCCCATTCCCCAACACACACCATTTTTTCATTTCGATGTAAGTAAAGTATGAAAACCAAGAAACCGACATAATTAATAGTACTacctcaaaaaaaataaaaaaaaatactaagaaaaataaatcaaacttattaaaaaaaaaattgatgtaaaaCACCCACAAACACTCTCTTTCAATTCCCTTCAATAGTCACGTTCCATGATTTTACATCACTACATAATGTTCTTCAAAGCTTATCCAACCAAGCATCCcatgaattttttatagtacTTTTATTTCTATAGGAGTACTCCCTccaatcttatatataagaaatgttttgtttttaggataattctaaaatgaatgtatctaaactatattataatctaaatacatttattttataataatctagatacattcattttacaataaacctaaaaaaacaaaaaatttcttatatacAAGACCGAGGGAATATTATTAGTAGTACTACAACCAAGGTTAGGAGTACTATAACTCTTATGTAAGCTGAttctaattttatctttttggaTCATTATTTAGATTAAAAGTTCTCGATCTTTAGTTGGTATGAATATTATAATACATTATAGTTGGAGTCtgaatttaagattttttacttaatcactttaaaaataagaaatttggaaaaaaatatattaaagtgACCTAGtatcggtttttttttttcttttaataatcTAATTATGGGTCCTAGTGGAAACACATCATATGATTTAGTGGGAttgtgaaatttattttttaacttactattaataattgaattacatattatttcattaataataaatataaaatacagtAATTACATAGAAATAAGAGACAAACGTGCGTCAAGCTACACCGTTAACCtacttttaaaattgtaagaaaGAACTTCACACCAAATATGATCCTACTCAATTCGAATATTAATTTTTACGATAACGCGTAATATTATCAagtacaacaaaaattatactACAGTACTAATGAGACTAATAGTATATTTATACAGTACTAATGTGGAGagaattaataataaaaatagtactAATTAATAATGTAGTATTGACAACAACCATCTTGTGTTGCTGTTGGTTGGCAGTGATTTAGACTTGAAAGCTCCCATCTTTTCATGTCTATTGATATTGATAGTTGATAGATAGTATACAATACATACATCACTTCTCTTCTCTTCCCTTCTTCTTTTGACTCTCTCTTCTCCCTCCTTATTATTTCATCATTTCATTGTTGTCAAGCACTTTCTTCAACTTATAttcaactctctctctctctctctctctctcaccacagcagagaaaaaaaatatcaataatattatatatggaGTCTCTTCTTTCTGAAAAAACTCCTAAGAACAAAGCAATGTGGTTCTATCCTAAGGTCTTAGGTTTCAATCCTTCTCAAAGATGGGGTCACTCTGCTTGCTTCTCTGGAAGGCTTATGTATGTTTTTGGGGTATGAATcaatattatttattcaaaaatatactatagttttttatttatttatttatttaattattattatttttcaaaagtttttttttcttctttggacTGTTTGGAGTACTGTCCTTCTCATAATTTTCATTCTTGTTATATGTTTTTGGGgtatgaatattatttattcaaaaatatactatagttattttatttattatttatttaattattattatttttcaaaagtttttttttaaaaaaattctttggaGTACTGTCCTTCTCATAATTTTCATTCTTGTTATATGAttaataattagttttttatttttatttttatttttaacttctcTGCTTTCTTTCTAGCTATCTTTAGTTAATAACCAAAACACTTTCTTCTctgaattttagttttttcctAATTTCTCTCAGCACACATATTTATCCTAGACAAATCAACtcaattcatttttctttctctaattAGTGCgacaatatgtttttttatttccaaTTTCCAATCACATTTTTTTGCTTtcttaataaagaaaaaaatactcaCATTTTCATTCCTCtcccatttaatttaatttaatttttatgacCGAGTAACAAAATGTTACATGTGTTTCTCttgtgtaaccaaaaaaaaatgtaacatttgtactaatttaatttttttaatttgatttaattttaggGGTGTTGTGGAGGATTGCATTTTAGTGATGTACTATGTTTGGACCTTGACAAAATGGAATGGAACAAAGTTACTACAACAGGTGAAAAACCAGGTCCTAGAGATAGCCATAGTGCTGTTCTTGTAGGACAAAAAATGATAGTTTTTGGTGGAACAAATGGTTTCAAGAAAGTAAATGAAACTCATATACTTGATCTTTACACTAAAGAATGGATTAAGCCTAAATGTGAAGGGACACCTCCTTCACCAAGGGAAAGTCACACTGCTACACTTGTTGGTAATGAAAGATTAGTGATTTTTGGTGGTAGTGGAGAAGGTGATGCAAATTATTTAAATGATTTGCATATTTTAGATCTTAGAAGTATGAGATGGAGTTCTATTGAAGTTAATGGTGATTTACCTGTTCCTAGAGATAGTCATTGTAGTCTTGCTATTGGGAATAAGGTTATTGTTTATGGTGGTGATAGTGGTGATCAATATCATGGTGATGTTAGTTTGCTTGATATGGAAACAATGACATGGACTagggtatttttttttcttctcttaatctcataatttactttttttggtgttaaccctctggttcctaggggaaggaGGCCATGATAATCTGGAGTTCGGCCGTGAAGTCTGGCTAGGAAATTGTTCTATCTAGGAATCAAACTCTTTGTTCTTATGGAAATGGATCCTAGTGacaaaaaatcatcatttttaatttaataatgactttgtttgattcttttttttatgacaGTTGAAAAATCAAGGTTCTTCACCAGGAGTCAGGGCTGGTCATGCAGCAGTTAATATTGGAACTAAGGCAAGTTTCCCTAAATTAatagtataattttatttttcaacttttcttttattcttaCAATTTATAGAACAAGTTCCCATATGAAGGGTACTTTTGATTAGAATGCAAATATTTTTTACATGAAGAttgattataaatattttaataagtGTCGGATTAattacttttgcttataattgagACCAGAAAGAGTATACAACACTAGCTAACTGACGATGTGCCAATGAAAATGTAAATCATGTATATGTTGTCCTTGTCCGTCCATCAAAGAGTCTTTTGTTGGACTAATCTACTCGCTGCTCTCAGATTTGAGCGATTGGATTAGTCCAAGTGTCCAACTACTATAACCTCTGGTTGGACGGACTACAAAAGAGGATGAAAATCTTTATTAGATCGCAATTGGTCaataattactttttaaatCTTACCGATAATTAATGAGTAGATGTTGTGATGATTTATTTCAGGTATACATCATTGGAGGGGTCGGAGATAAACGTTATTCCAACGACATATGGGTGTTTGACATACACTCTTGTTTATGGACTCAACTTGATATACACGGTCAACATCCACAAGGGAGGTTTTCTCATACCGCTGTTGTTGCAGACACTGATATTGTCATATATGGCGGGTAGGTTTCCGATCAATTTAGCCTTACCTTATTCCTTAACCACCATGGCAAGTTTCGAGAGTTTCGTTCTGATAGCCTGCTTTTGTTTTGTAGCAGGTGTGGTGAAGACGAGCGTCCTTTGAATGAATTGTTAGTGCTGCAGATTGGAGCAAACGACATATCCGGGTGCAAGGTTTTCGGAAGTTATTGGAATCAAGAAAAGAAGACCATCCTTGGAGGTGGAGCAGATGCCAACACggtaaaaaataatactaatgtactAACATTTGTCTATCTGATAGAATACtcggtaaaaaaaatcatgtagcaatttgtttttgaaaaatgatCTAACAATGTGTTTTGAACCAGAAAACTCCGCGCATTGGTAATAATGTCTTAGGAAAATGGGGGTATGCAGTTGCATCAGAAAGAGCGCAACCGTATCAGTTTGATTCAGGTAGGTTAAATATCGTTCATTCACGCGTAAAAGATGACTCGAGGATTCAACTTAAAATTTGCAATGTTATGCAGGAACATCACAGCAGAAGAGGAGGAGAATTGCTGCTACAAAGGTGTGGGATGTTGAATCAGAACAAGAAGAACATTCTCTTTCACTATCCCAACATTCATCTCCGTCTCAATCTGATCATGAACAGACTCCAGGTCAAAAACCAAATGCCTCTTCCGTCATGGATTCTCAGCGTTATCATCGAGTCAAACTCGTTAATAAAACTCCAAGCACTTGTCACCTTGATAATTTCTTAAGTAACAAGAGATTTCTTAAGAAATGCACACCGATGAATCAACAAGATCTTCATGTAATAGATCATCAACCAAAGCAAGAACAATATCTTCATGTTGATGACGATAAAAAAGGAACTCGACACCAAGCTTTAGAACCGAAGCCTGCCAGCCGAGGACACACTCAGCAGCTGGTGAACCCTTtgctttcaaattttaaaatttctactCAAATGAGATTTTCTATGTCTTTTATGGTGTTTAACTCTTGATTTTGAATCCTAGATTGGTGCTGAAGTTCGCGGAAAAGTTGACGGAGCATTTGATTCAGGTTTTCTGATGACTGCAGTTGTGAATGGAAGACTTTTCAGAGGAGTTTTATTTGCACCAGTAAGCTTATGAACTTTGCTTCAATAtaatgtcacatttttttagtatataGTACAAGTTTTGTATTTCGTAACCAATTTATGTAACAAATGAATAATAATCTATCAGGGAGCAGGAGTAGCCGAGCCAAATTGTTCTTTACCGTGTTTATTTCCGTCCACTCAATCTCTCATGAACTCGAATCATGTGGATAATTCAAGGGATTCCGAGAAAGTAACTAATTGTTCGCGTTCGGAGTCTTGCTATGGCTTAAGGCAACCGCTACATGCTCTACCGTCTCCAATCATGAAAGGCGCTGCTATTGTGTCCTTACCGGAAGAACATAAAATCAGGAGTGACCTTCAAGGGTTGGCTTTAACACTAGGAGGGCCTGCAAGTGGAAATCATGTTTGATCCTAAGGTGAAATGTTGTTGAAGAGGTTTATAAGGTTTATGTAATTGCTATGTATTTTAATGGCTATGGTTTTCTAGGATCAATCATAAGCtatgtaattgttttttttttctctctctctctctctctttggGAATAAGTCCTGTCTCCCCACGAAATTGTATCCTCTACTGCCCTTTCTGTTATGTCATCTCTACCGCTCTTCATCCAATGACAAATGGTAAAAGAAACAGTTTTAAAGAGAGGGAAAAAAACACGATTAGACAATTGAGATGATGGCAACACGGGCAACATGAGAGGATGAGCCGGAGAGGATCCATATCCATCTCCCCACACCATACAATGGTAACTTAGATATTTActtatgtatgtatgtatgtatgtacaaTGTATCAACAAGACAATTCCTGCTTATTGGTCAACAGCTTTGgagaattttacaaaatatttcaaattgtGCTTAGGATGGAACATGTGATGTGATTATGATAAATGTGATTGGGAATCTTAATTTTGATGGAAACTATGTTCATagcaaaaataattaatccaaCATTAATATCAATTGGTCAATATCACAATATCAATTGCTTTAGTAAATCCAAACAAAAGTTTAATCAAGCACAAAGGTGACTAGAAGTAGCTGAGAAATGGTTAATTCTTTGGGAATATGATTGTTTCTAACAGAGACAATATAGATTCACAAAAGAAAAAGGTTAATTTGCTACTACATGAATtttgtgtttacaagaataatACATCTTtttctaaagttttttttagttAGTGATCTTTACTAGAGAACTCATAATGTACATACAAAATGAATTCTCTCTTGTCAATCGAATTGTTTTTATACGCAAGAATTACATATACCTGGCTAATAATACATCATCATTGTGTGtacaaaaatttgaaaatatttgagGACCGCGGCCACCCTTGGCCTCTGAAGTGGCTCTACAACTGGTGTCAATGTCGTGTCTGGATTGTAATGTTTCCGTTAGATTATGAATAATCATACCAAGACAATATTGTTAATGTAGTACAACAAGTCTCGTATATCCTAccttaatttgtttgttttggtggTACCCCACAGCAACAACTCAATGTTCCCTAACATCATTACATAATCAATGATTTGCAATTAAAGATTGATTAAGTAACTAAGATTAAGAAACGTGTAAAAGTAATATAATTTGGATACAATGAAT from Trifolium pratense cultivar HEN17-A07 linkage group LG1, ARS_RC_1.1, whole genome shotgun sequence includes these protein-coding regions:
- the LOC123889220 gene encoding uncharacterized protein LOC123889220 isoform X3, which produces MESLLSEKTPKNKAMWFYPKVLGFNPSQRWGHSACFSGRLMYVFGGCCGGLHFSDVLCLDLDKMEWNKVTTTGEKPGPRDSHSAVLVGQKMIVFGGTNGFKKVNETHILDLYTKEWIKPKCEGTPPSPRESHTATLVGNERLVIFGGSGEGDANYLNDLHILDLRSMRWSSIEVNGDLPVPRDSHCSLAIGNKVIVYGGDSGDQYHGDVSLLDMETMTWTRLKNQGSSPGVRAGHAAVNIGTKVYIIGGVGDKRYSNDIWVFDIHSCLWTQLDIHGQHPQGRFSHTAVVADTDIVIYGGRCGEDERPLNELLVLQIGANDISGCKVFGSYWNQEKKTILGGGADANTKTPRIGNNVLGKWGYAVASERAQPYQFDSGTSQQKRRRIAATKVWDVESEQEEHSLSLSQHSSPSQSDHEQTPGQKPNASSVMDSQRYHRVKLVNKTPSTCHLDNFLSNKRFLKKCTPMNQQDLHVIDHQPKQEQYLHVDDDKKGTRHQALEPKPASRGHTQQLIGAEVRGKVDGAFDSGFLMTAVVNGRLFRGVLFAPGAGVAEPNCSLPCLFPSTQSLMNSNHVDNSRDSEKVTNCSRSESCYGLRQPLHALPSPIMKGAAIVSLPEEHKIRSDLQGLALTLGGPASGNHV